The following proteins come from a genomic window of Columba livia isolate bColLiv1 breed racing homer chromosome 27, bColLiv1.pat.W.v2, whole genome shotgun sequence:
- the RAB11B gene encoding ras-related protein Rab-11B — MGTRDDEYDYLFKVVLIGDSGVGKSNLLSRFTRNEFNLESKSTIGVEFATRSIQVDGKTIKAQIWDTAGQERYRAITSAYYRGAVGALLVYDIAKHLTYENVERWLKELRDHADNNIVIMLVGNKSDLRHLRAVPTDEARAFAEKNNLSFIETSALDSTNVEEAFKNILTEIYRIVSQKQIADRSAHDESPGNNVVDISVPPTTDGQKSNKLQCCQNL; from the exons ATGGGCACCCGCGACGACGAGTACGACTACCTGTTCAAAG TTGTGCTGATTGGAGACTCCGGAGTTGGGAAGAGCAACCTCCTGTCCCGTTTCACACGCAATGAGTTCAATCtggagagcaagagcaccatcGGGGTGGAATTTGCCACCAGGAGCATCCAGGTGGATGGGAAGACGATAAAAGCGCAGATCTGGGATACGGCAGGACAGGAGCGGTACCGCGCCATCACCTCAGC ATATTACCGCGGTGCCGTCGGGGCTCTTCTCGTCTATGACATTGCCAAACATCTCACCTACGAGAACGTGGAGCGCTGGCTAAAGGAGCTCAGAGACCACGCGGACAACAACATCGTCATCATGCTGGTGGGGAACAAGAGCGACCTGCGCCACCTGCGCGCCGTGCCCACCGACGAGGCCCGCGCCTTCGCAG aaaaaaataacttatctTTTATTGAAACTTCTGCCCTGGATTCAACAAATGTAGAAGAAGCCTTCAAGAACATCCTGACAG AAATCTACCGCATTGTTTCGCAGAAGCAGATCGCCGATCGGTCTGCGCATGATGAGTCTCCTGGCAACAACGTGGTGGACATCAGCGTCCCACCAACCACCGACGGACAGAAATCCAACAAACTCCAGTGCTGTCAGAACCTGTGA